Proteins from one Pagrus major chromosome 1, Pma_NU_1.0 genomic window:
- the LOC140999785 gene encoding beta-2-glycoprotein 1-like, translating to MGPTLALLILSHLALYTTVTSKKVCGRPLITDGIDDSTLKRVYEVGEEVTLTCEQGYLPSTATPRRLTCTATGEWTPSDLSCSPKMCPIPRPLQPFAMGRTEAPFKSVLNYTCDDGYVMLGFNKSSCLHDGSWSNPPPLCKAVNCALPRPPAGGRIVHDKPMSGTTTMYGQGWTYECNPPKAPSYERGTCMADGSPTEPPVCRDVSCSIPTAIPNGFITFAVMRPHGYKEKVRYACNEHYILRGEAEIKCQNTGTWSSKPVCMAPCTVGIKRGRIFYNAKKLWIGDLKPNRVLHGDHVVFYCLNREDRCGYPVASTCNNGTLPIPECFVEPGKVEYQLRPKTLPSEIAMCAASPPATPTSSARPA from the exons ATGGGTCCGACTTTGGCTCTGCTGATCCTTAGCCACCTTGCTTTATACACAACTGTCACATCCAAGAAAG TATGTGGCCGACCACTTATCACTGATGGGATTGACGACTCAACCCTGAAACGTGTGTATGAGGTTGGAGAAGAGGTGACCCTCACATGTGAACAGGGGTACTTGCCTTCGACGGCGACCCCTCGGAGGTTAACCTGCACTGCCACAGGGGAATGGACACCGTCTGACTTGTCATGCTCAC CTAAGATGTGCCCAATCCCTAGACCTCTGCAGCCATTTGCGATGGGAAGGACAGAAGCTCCGTTTAAGAGTGTGCTCAACTACACATGTGATGACGG GTACGTCATGCTGGGATTCAATAAGAGCAGCTGTTTACATGATGGTAGCTGGAGCAATCCACCCCCTCTGTGCAAAG CTGTGAACTGTGCTCTGCCCAGGCCACCTGCAGGTGGAAGAATTGTCCATGATAAGCCAATGAGTGGAACCACCACCATGTACGGTCAAGGCTGGACATACGAGTGTAACCCACCTAAAGCACCAAGTTATGAGAGGGGAACCTGCATGGCTGACGGAAGTCCAACTGAGCCGCCGGTGTGCCGAG ATGTGAGCTGCTCCATCCCAACAGCCATACCAAATGGCTTCATCACCTTTGCTGTGATGAGACCACATGGCTACAAGGAGAAAGTTAGGTATGCCTGCAATGAACACTATATCCTGAGGGGTGAGGCTGAGATAAAGTGCCAAAACACAGGAACCTGGTCTTCCAAGCCAGTTTGCATGG CTCCCTGCACTGTTGGCATCAAAAGAGGTCGTATCTTCTATAATGCCAAGAAGCTCTGGATCGGAGACCTGAAACCCAACAGAGTCCTCCACGGAGACCACGTTGTCTTCTATTGTCTGAACAGAGAAGACAGGTGTGGCTACCCTGTGGCCAGCACCTGTAACAATGGAACCCTCCCCATCCCAGAGTGCTTCGTGG AACCAGGGAAGGTGGAGTACCAACTCAGGCCCAAAACCCTACCATCAGAAATTGCAATGTGTGCTGCTTCACCACCTGCAACCCCCACAAGCTCTGCAAGACCTGCATAA